In Subdoligranulum variabile, the genomic stretch AGGAACTGGCCCGCGGCGGACAGGTCTATTATCTGCACAACCGGGTGGACACCATCAACGAGTGTGCCGCCCGCATCGGCAAGATGGTCCCGGGGGCCCGTGTGGGCATCGCCCACGGCAAGATGACCGAGGAACAGATCTCCTCGGTATGGCAGCAGCTGCTGGACAACGAGATCGATGTGCTGGTCTGCACCACCCTCATCGAGACCGGCGTCGATGTACGCAACTGCAATACCCTGATCATCGAAAATGCGGACCGCATGGGCCTTTCCCAGCTGTATCAGCTGCGAGGCCGCGTGGGACGTTCCTCCCGCAAGGCCTACGCCTATTTCACCTTCACCCGGGACAAGGTACTCACCGAGGTGGCCGCCAAACGGCTTTCGGCCATCCGGGAATTCACCGCTTTCGGTTCCGGCTTCCGCATCGCCATGCGTGATCTGCAGATCCGCGGCGCCGGCAGCCTGCTGGGGCATAGCCAGCACGGCCATATGGAGGCGGTAGGCTACGACCTGTATGTGAAGATGCTGGGGCAGGCCATCGCCACCGCCCGCGGCGAGACACCGCCGCCCGACAAGAGCGATTGTCTGGTGGATATCTCCATCGATGCTTACCTGCCCGAAGACTATATCCCCGATCCCGCCGGGCGGATCGAAGCCTACAAACGCATTGCGGCCATCGAAACCACCGCCGACGCCGAGGACGTGCTGGACGAACTCATCGACCGGTACGGCTCGCCGCCCAAGAGCGTGCAGGGACTCGTGGATGTATCCCTGGTACGTGTGACGGCCGCCCGTGTGGGGATTGTGGAGATCGTGCAGCGAAACGATCTGCTCATCCTGTATTCCGACGTGGTCGGCCCGCAGCAGCTGGCCGCCGTGATGGAGCAGTATCCCCACCGGGTACTCTACAACGCGCTGGGGCGTCCCTATTTCAGCCTGCGCGTCCAGAAGGGCGAGAACCCGCTGGTGCTGCTGCGGGATGTGGTCACTCTGCTGCCCGGCGCTACGCCCACCGCTTCCTGACCCTTGCATACAAAAATCCCGGTCCCATAGGGACCGGGATTTTTCATTGTTCCGTTTCCGGGGTTCCTGCAGCAGCCGTTGTTGTGCGGATGACGTACTGGGGGCTTTTGTTCATCGTCATATACATGCGGCCCACATACTCACCCACCAGGCCCAGCATCATCATCAGGATGCCGTCCAGCAGCAGTACGATGGCCACAATGCTGGACCAGCCGGCATCGATGGCATCCAACAGTATGATCTTGCGCACCACCACGATCACCGCAAACAGAAAGCCCACCAGCGAGAACACCATGCCCATCACCGTGGCCACCCGCAGCGGCTTGACCGAGAAGGCCGTGAAGCCGTTGAGCCAGAGGCGCAGCAGCTTGGCAAAGGTGTAGCCGCTCTCCCCCTCCGTGCGGTCCTGGTGGTCGATGGGGATGTTCTTGAACCGACAGGTGGAGCGCACTGCCAGACCATCCACATAGGGGAAAGGATTGTCGCATTTGACCATCTCATCGATGATGAAACGTCGCGCCGCATAGTAACTGGCCATATACAGGTCCTTGGGCTTGCCCATGAGCCAGGTGGCCATCCAGTCGTTGACCTTGCTGCCGAAGTTGCGGAAGGCGCTGTGGTGTTTGGAGGGATAGCTGGCATAGACCACGTCGGTGTCCTCATCCATGGCGTCGATCAGGCGGAACATCTCGGCGGGAGGCGTCTGACCGTCGTCATCCAAGCTCACCACAATGTCCCCGTGTACATGGCGGTAGCCCGCCATCAGCGCCGAGGCCTGCCCGAAGTTGCGGGACATACAGATGCCGAAAATCTGAGGGTCCTCCTGCTTTAGGCGGCAGATCTCCCGCCAGGTATCATCGGCGGGATTGTCGTTGACCAGTATGATCTCGTATTGATAGCGGCCATCCGCCCGGACGGTTTCCCGGATCTGCCGGGTGACCGCCGCCAGCGTGGCCGCACTGTGATAACAGGGAATGACAAAACTGAGCAGTTGCATGAAACGCTGTGATTCCTTCCTCTTATTTTTCCATCCAGGTGCAGATGCGTGCCGGATCCTCCGAGGCGAAGATGTAATGCCCAAACCGGGTGGAGGAGTCCGTCACAATGTGGTCCATGGGGTCAATGGGACTCTCCTCCAGCATGGTAATGCCCGGCGCCGCACGCAGCGCTTCCCGCAGTTCCAGATCCTGTGGCCCGAATACAAACCGCACACCGCAGGCCGCATGATGCGCTCCCCGGGTCAGATCCGGAGCCTGCCCCAGGGCGATCTGCACAACCATCCGCACAAAGTCCCATCCGGTAGTCAGCGGCACCAGATGGCTGCCGATACAGTCGCCGCCCATCCGGCCGCCGATCTCGATGAG encodes the following:
- a CDS encoding glycosyltransferase family 2 protein — translated: MQLLSFVIPCYHSAATLAAVTRQIRETVRADGRYQYEIILVNDNPADDTWREICRLKQEDPQIFGICMSRNFGQASALMAGYRHVHGDIVVSLDDDGQTPPAEMFRLIDAMDEDTDVVYASYPSKHHSAFRNFGSKVNDWMATWLMGKPKDLYMASYYAARRFIIDEMVKCDNPFPYVDGLAVRSTCRFKNIPIDHQDRTEGESGYTFAKLLRLWLNGFTAFSVKPLRVATVMGMVFSLVGFLFAVIVVVRKIILLDAIDAGWSSIVAIVLLLDGILMMMLGLVGEYVGRMYMTMNKSPQYVIRTTTAAAGTPETEQ